A window of Euwallacea similis isolate ESF13 chromosome 10, ESF131.1, whole genome shotgun sequence contains these coding sequences:
- the LOC136411245 gene encoding SNF-related serine/threonine-protein kinase-like isoform X3, producing MQRRLHRIGGSATSNGSSDLPGSLLRTYDGKIAGLYDLEETLGRGHFAVVKLARHVFTGEKVAVKVIDKSKLDEVSKAHLFQEVRCMKLVQHPNVVRLYEVIDTATKLYLILEWGDGGDLYEYIIRHEQGLPEDKAKDYFRQIVRAIAYCHQLHVVHRDLKPENVVFFKKLGAVKLTDFGFSNKFCPGQKLETSCGSLAYSAPEILLGDSYDAPAVDVWSLGVILYMLVCGQAPFQEANDSETLTMIMDCKYNVPPHVSAECRDLISRMLVRNPEKRATLKEISSHLWLASCFVEDNSASDTLALPLISREHLSEDDHNFIVQKIVNGNIATKEEVQECLDKNEYNHITATYYLLAERKLRAKRMDVASKNKRPENLGVSKNMGPPKRENGTGAANSGLLNVPRTPGDLPQRSRKCSIVQEDEEEEDISSCSGREELGPPLNRRGSRSEGRLNLALQERLAETERRKPPSIVPVSKPIEQKWQPTKSSSLCERSEETDLIPTTIITDSSTITIPIITTSAPLECAAAPKYKTMPSPTRGSTGSGALQLNEIFEEGAEADSQRAHSGARFVKRIPYEQRRSKFHKSRTASCSSSDASDDDSEKRKKRAHKLNPTPTKPIQNRRDSYDDSSDSQEPGTGAGTGGANRQTLDPVSSDKSGGGTTEGGQNGNGGGTQNDGGRKNTANGPVTIGRRHKAGRRRSGETRLRESQSLNRITEVQEDNTHALVISTTVVATTPKVKGIGARILQGLSMSGKKQPVEHVSRKDTVKSCGESGDAASHKLAQADKKKLRLLGKYFQVHKKLCIPLPVLFNKNARLYKAQSCGSLVRDKVNNGNATKTEPTLRCRQRAVSVFRNSMGTEDFDRNPKDARRKSATVVQLNNVCNELTGMCAIHLEQTSKCSFC from the exons ATGCAGCGCAGACTACATCGAATAGGGGGCTCTGCCACCAGTAATGGCTCGTCGGATCTGCCGGGATCATTGCTCAG AACGTACGACGGCAAAATAGCAGGGCTCTACGACCTGGAGGAGACATTGGGCCGGGGCCATTTCGCCGTGGTCAAGCTGGCCAGACACGTCTTCACCGGTGAAAAAGTGGCGGTCAAAGTGATCGACAAGAGCAAATTGGACGAGGTATCTAAGGCGCACCTCTTCCAGGAGGTGCGCTGCATGAAACTGGTGCAGCACCCCAATGTAGTGCGACTTTACGAGGTGATCGACACCGCCACCAAGCTGTACCTGATCCTCGAGTGGGGCGACGGGGGAGATTTATACGAGTACATTATCAGACACGAGCAAGGACTCCCCGAGGACAAGGCCAAAGACTATTTCCGGCAAATAGTCCGAGCTATCGCGTATTGTCACCAGCTGCATGTGGTGCACCGCGACTTGAAGCCTGAAAACGTggtttttttcaagaaattggGTGCGGTCAAGCTCACGGATTTCGGATTTAGTAACAAGTTCTGTCCAGGGCAAAAACTGGAGACTTCCTGCGGCAGTCTTGCATATTCAGCACCAGAGATTTTATTGGGAGATTCCTATGATGCCCCTGCTGTGG ATGTTTGGTCGTTGGGAGTTATTCTCTATATGTTGGTGTGCGGGCAAGCGCCTTTTCAAGAGGCGAATGATTCTGAGACTTTAACTATGATTATGGATTGCAAGTACAACGTGCCCCCGCACGTCTCCGCGGAGTGTCGAGA CCTTATTTCTCGAATGTTGGTTCGCAATCCAGAGAAACGCGCGACCTTGAAGGAAATCTCCAGCCATCTCTGGCTGGCCTCCTGCTTCGTTGAGGACAACAGTGCCTCAGACACCCTAGCATTGCCGCTCATATCTCGTGAGCATCTCTCCGAAGACGACCATAACTTTATAGTGCAGAAAATCGTGAACGGCAACATCGCCACCAAAGAGGAGGTCCAGGAGTGTCTGGACAAGAACGAATATAACCACATTACGGCCACTTATTATCTGCTGGCAGAGCGTAAGCTGAGAGCGAAAAGGATGGATGTGGCCAGCAAAAACAAGAGGCCGGAGAATTTGGGGGTTTCGAAGAATATGGGCCCTCCCAAGAGAGAAAATGGCACCGGGGCTGCTAATTCCGGGTTGCTGAATGTGCCCAGGACTCCTGGAGATTTACCTCAG AGATCGCGCAAATGCAGCATAGTCCAAGAGGACGAGGAAGAAGAAGACATATCCTCCTGTTCGGGTCGGGAAGAATTGGGTCCCCCATTGAATCGACGGGGTTCTCGCTCAGAAGGGCGACTAAACCTCGCCCTGCAAGAGCGACTTGCTGAAACAGAGAGGCGTAAGCCTCCCTCAATAGTCCCTGTCAGCAAG CCAATTGAGCAAAAATGGCAGCCGACCAAGAGTTCCAGCCTCTGCGAACGCAGTGAAGAAACAGACCTCATTCCCACAACAATAATCACGGATTCCTCCACGATCACCATACCGATAATCACCACTAGCGCTCCACTGGAATGCGCTGCCGCCCCTAAATACAAGACGATGCCCTCGCCCACCAGAGGTAGCACGG GTTCCGGGGCGTTGCAACTCAACGAAATTTTCGAGGAGGGTGCAGAGGCGGACTCCCAGAGAGCGCACTCAGGAGCGCGCTTTGTTAAGCGGATCCCATACGAACAGAGGCGTAGTAAGTTCCACAAGTCGAGGACCGCCTCTTGCAGTTCATCAGATGCTAGCGATGATGATAGCGAGAAGCGGAAGAAAAGGGCGCACAAGTTAAATCCCACGCCCACCAAACCGATACAAAATAGGCGCGACAGCTACGACGACAGTAGCGACTCGCAG GAACCCGGCACTGGGGCAGGCACAGGTGGCGCCAATCGCCAGACCCTAGATCCCGTTTCGAGCGATAAAAGCGGGGGTGGCACCACCGAAGGCGGACAGAATGGCAATGGTGGTGGCACCCAGAACGATGGTGGTCGCAAAAACACCGCCAACGGTCCGGTCACCATAGGAAGGCGGCATAAGGCCGGCAGACGAAGAAGCGGCGAAACGAGGCTGAGAGAGAGTCAGTCGTTAAATCGCATCACCGAGGTGCAAGAAGATAATACTCACGCCTTGGTCATTTCCACCACTGTGGTGGCGACCACGCCCAAGGTCAAGGGTATTGGCGCACGTATTTTACAAGGACTGTCCATGTCTGGCAAGAAACAGCCAGTTGAGCACGTGTCCAGGAAAGATACAGTCAAGAGTTGCGGCGAAAGCGGAGACGCTGCAAGCCATAAACTTGCTCAGGCTGATAAGAAGAAGCTGCGCCTCTTGGGCAAATATTTTCAG GTCCACAAGAAGCTATGCATTCCGCTACCAGTGTTGTTCAACAAAAACGCTCGGCTCTACAAAGCGCAGTCATGCGGCTCTCTGGTCCGCGATAAGGTCAATAACGGCAACGCCACCAAGACGGAGCCGACATTGCGTTGCAGACAACGTGCTGTCAGTGTCTTCCGCAACAGCATGGGTACGGAGGACTTTGACCGGAACCCTAAAGATGCACGACGCAAATCCGCCACTGTTGTTCAGCTAAACAACGTGTGCAACGAGCTAACCGGCATGTGCGCTATCCACCTGGAACAGACCTCCAAATGCagtttctgttaa
- the LOC136411245 gene encoding SNF-related serine/threonine-protein kinase-like isoform X1, giving the protein MQRRLHRIGGSATSNGSSDLPGSLLRTYDGKIAGLYDLEETLGRGHFAVVKLARHVFTGEKVAVKVIDKSKLDEVSKAHLFQEVRCMKLVQHPNVVRLYEVIDTATKLYLILEWGDGGDLYEYIIRHEQGLPEDKAKDYFRQIVRAIAYCHQLHVVHRDLKPENVVFFKKLGAVKLTDFGFSNKFCPGQKLETSCGSLAYSAPEILLGDSYDAPAVDVWSLGVILYMLVCGQAPFQEANDSETLTMIMDCKYNVPPHVSAECRDLISRMLVRNPEKRATLKEISSHLWLASCFVEDNSASDTLALPLISREHLSEDDHNFIVQKIVNGNIATKEEVQECLDKNEYNHITATYYLLAERKLRAKRMDVASKNKRPENLGVSKNMGPPKRENGTGAANSGLLNVPRTPGDLPQRSRKCSIVQEDEEEEDISSCSGREELGPPLNRRGSRSEGRLNLALQERLAETERRKPPSIVPVSKVRSYPLTRKHDFTCFVQQPIEQKWQPTKSSSLCERSEETDLIPTTIITDSSTITIPIITTSAPLECAAAPKYKTMPSPTRGSTGSGALQLNEIFEEGAEADSQRAHSGARFVKRIPYEQRRSKFHKSRTASCSSSDASDDDSEKRKKRAHKLNPTPTKPIQNRRDSYDDSSDSQEPGTGAGTGGANRQTLDPVSSDKSGGGTTEGGQNGNGGGTQNDGGRKNTANGPVTIGRRHKAGRRRSGETRLRESQSLNRITEVQEDNTHALVISTTVVATTPKVKGIGARILQGLSMSGKKQPVEHVSRKDTVKSCGESGDAASHKLAQADKKKLRLLGKYFQVHKKLCIPLPVLFNKNARLYKAQSCGSLVRDKVNNGNATKTEPTLRCRQRAVSVFRNSMGTEDFDRNPKDARRKSATVVQLNNVCNELTGMCAIHLEQTSKCSFC; this is encoded by the exons ATGCAGCGCAGACTACATCGAATAGGGGGCTCTGCCACCAGTAATGGCTCGTCGGATCTGCCGGGATCATTGCTCAG AACGTACGACGGCAAAATAGCAGGGCTCTACGACCTGGAGGAGACATTGGGCCGGGGCCATTTCGCCGTGGTCAAGCTGGCCAGACACGTCTTCACCGGTGAAAAAGTGGCGGTCAAAGTGATCGACAAGAGCAAATTGGACGAGGTATCTAAGGCGCACCTCTTCCAGGAGGTGCGCTGCATGAAACTGGTGCAGCACCCCAATGTAGTGCGACTTTACGAGGTGATCGACACCGCCACCAAGCTGTACCTGATCCTCGAGTGGGGCGACGGGGGAGATTTATACGAGTACATTATCAGACACGAGCAAGGACTCCCCGAGGACAAGGCCAAAGACTATTTCCGGCAAATAGTCCGAGCTATCGCGTATTGTCACCAGCTGCATGTGGTGCACCGCGACTTGAAGCCTGAAAACGTggtttttttcaagaaattggGTGCGGTCAAGCTCACGGATTTCGGATTTAGTAACAAGTTCTGTCCAGGGCAAAAACTGGAGACTTCCTGCGGCAGTCTTGCATATTCAGCACCAGAGATTTTATTGGGAGATTCCTATGATGCCCCTGCTGTGG ATGTTTGGTCGTTGGGAGTTATTCTCTATATGTTGGTGTGCGGGCAAGCGCCTTTTCAAGAGGCGAATGATTCTGAGACTTTAACTATGATTATGGATTGCAAGTACAACGTGCCCCCGCACGTCTCCGCGGAGTGTCGAGA CCTTATTTCTCGAATGTTGGTTCGCAATCCAGAGAAACGCGCGACCTTGAAGGAAATCTCCAGCCATCTCTGGCTGGCCTCCTGCTTCGTTGAGGACAACAGTGCCTCAGACACCCTAGCATTGCCGCTCATATCTCGTGAGCATCTCTCCGAAGACGACCATAACTTTATAGTGCAGAAAATCGTGAACGGCAACATCGCCACCAAAGAGGAGGTCCAGGAGTGTCTGGACAAGAACGAATATAACCACATTACGGCCACTTATTATCTGCTGGCAGAGCGTAAGCTGAGAGCGAAAAGGATGGATGTGGCCAGCAAAAACAAGAGGCCGGAGAATTTGGGGGTTTCGAAGAATATGGGCCCTCCCAAGAGAGAAAATGGCACCGGGGCTGCTAATTCCGGGTTGCTGAATGTGCCCAGGACTCCTGGAGATTTACCTCAG AGATCGCGCAAATGCAGCATAGTCCAAGAGGACGAGGAAGAAGAAGACATATCCTCCTGTTCGGGTCGGGAAGAATTGGGTCCCCCATTGAATCGACGGGGTTCTCGCTCAGAAGGGCGACTAAACCTCGCCCTGCAAGAGCGACTTGCTGAAACAGAGAGGCGTAAGCCTCCCTCAATAGTCCCTGTCAGCAAGGTTAGATCTTATCCTTTAACAAGGAAACACGACTTCACGTGTTTTGTTCAGCAGCCAATTGAGCAAAAATGGCAGCCGACCAAGAGTTCCAGCCTCTGCGAACGCAGTGAAGAAACAGACCTCATTCCCACAACAATAATCACGGATTCCTCCACGATCACCATACCGATAATCACCACTAGCGCTCCACTGGAATGCGCTGCCGCCCCTAAATACAAGACGATGCCCTCGCCCACCAGAGGTAGCACGG GTTCCGGGGCGTTGCAACTCAACGAAATTTTCGAGGAGGGTGCAGAGGCGGACTCCCAGAGAGCGCACTCAGGAGCGCGCTTTGTTAAGCGGATCCCATACGAACAGAGGCGTAGTAAGTTCCACAAGTCGAGGACCGCCTCTTGCAGTTCATCAGATGCTAGCGATGATGATAGCGAGAAGCGGAAGAAAAGGGCGCACAAGTTAAATCCCACGCCCACCAAACCGATACAAAATAGGCGCGACAGCTACGACGACAGTAGCGACTCGCAG GAACCCGGCACTGGGGCAGGCACAGGTGGCGCCAATCGCCAGACCCTAGATCCCGTTTCGAGCGATAAAAGCGGGGGTGGCACCACCGAAGGCGGACAGAATGGCAATGGTGGTGGCACCCAGAACGATGGTGGTCGCAAAAACACCGCCAACGGTCCGGTCACCATAGGAAGGCGGCATAAGGCCGGCAGACGAAGAAGCGGCGAAACGAGGCTGAGAGAGAGTCAGTCGTTAAATCGCATCACCGAGGTGCAAGAAGATAATACTCACGCCTTGGTCATTTCCACCACTGTGGTGGCGACCACGCCCAAGGTCAAGGGTATTGGCGCACGTATTTTACAAGGACTGTCCATGTCTGGCAAGAAACAGCCAGTTGAGCACGTGTCCAGGAAAGATACAGTCAAGAGTTGCGGCGAAAGCGGAGACGCTGCAAGCCATAAACTTGCTCAGGCTGATAAGAAGAAGCTGCGCCTCTTGGGCAAATATTTTCAG GTCCACAAGAAGCTATGCATTCCGCTACCAGTGTTGTTCAACAAAAACGCTCGGCTCTACAAAGCGCAGTCATGCGGCTCTCTGGTCCGCGATAAGGTCAATAACGGCAACGCCACCAAGACGGAGCCGACATTGCGTTGCAGACAACGTGCTGTCAGTGTCTTCCGCAACAGCATGGGTACGGAGGACTTTGACCGGAACCCTAAAGATGCACGACGCAAATCCGCCACTGTTGTTCAGCTAAACAACGTGTGCAACGAGCTAACCGGCATGTGCGCTATCCACCTGGAACAGACCTCCAAATGCagtttctgttaa
- the LOC136411245 gene encoding SNF-related serine/threonine-protein kinase-like isoform X2 — MQRRLHRIGGSATSNGSSDLPGSLLRTYDGKIAGLYDLEETLGRGHFAVVKLARHVFTGEKVAVKVIDKSKLDEVSKAHLFQEVRCMKLVQHPNVVRLYEVIDTATKLYLILEWGDGGDLYEYIIRHEQGLPEDKAKDYFRQIVRAIAYCHQLHVVHRDLKPENVVFFKKLGAVKLTDFGFSNKFCPGQKLETSCGSLAYSAPEILLGDSYDAPAVDVWSLGVILYMLVCGQAPFQEANDSETLTMIMDCKYNVPPHVSAECRDLISRMLVRNPEKRATLKEISSHLWLASCFVEDNSASDTLALPLISREHLSEDDHNFIVQKIVNGNIATKEEVQECLDKNEYNHITATYYLLAERKLRAKRMDVASKNKRPENLGVSKNMGPPKRENGTGAANSGLLNVPRTPGDLPQRSRKCSIVQEDEEEEDISSCSGREELGPPLNRRGSRSEGRLNLALQERLAETERRKPPSIVPVSKQPIEQKWQPTKSSSLCERSEETDLIPTTIITDSSTITIPIITTSAPLECAAAPKYKTMPSPTRGSTGSGALQLNEIFEEGAEADSQRAHSGARFVKRIPYEQRRSKFHKSRTASCSSSDASDDDSEKRKKRAHKLNPTPTKPIQNRRDSYDDSSDSQEPGTGAGTGGANRQTLDPVSSDKSGGGTTEGGQNGNGGGTQNDGGRKNTANGPVTIGRRHKAGRRRSGETRLRESQSLNRITEVQEDNTHALVISTTVVATTPKVKGIGARILQGLSMSGKKQPVEHVSRKDTVKSCGESGDAASHKLAQADKKKLRLLGKYFQVHKKLCIPLPVLFNKNARLYKAQSCGSLVRDKVNNGNATKTEPTLRCRQRAVSVFRNSMGTEDFDRNPKDARRKSATVVQLNNVCNELTGMCAIHLEQTSKCSFC; from the exons ATGCAGCGCAGACTACATCGAATAGGGGGCTCTGCCACCAGTAATGGCTCGTCGGATCTGCCGGGATCATTGCTCAG AACGTACGACGGCAAAATAGCAGGGCTCTACGACCTGGAGGAGACATTGGGCCGGGGCCATTTCGCCGTGGTCAAGCTGGCCAGACACGTCTTCACCGGTGAAAAAGTGGCGGTCAAAGTGATCGACAAGAGCAAATTGGACGAGGTATCTAAGGCGCACCTCTTCCAGGAGGTGCGCTGCATGAAACTGGTGCAGCACCCCAATGTAGTGCGACTTTACGAGGTGATCGACACCGCCACCAAGCTGTACCTGATCCTCGAGTGGGGCGACGGGGGAGATTTATACGAGTACATTATCAGACACGAGCAAGGACTCCCCGAGGACAAGGCCAAAGACTATTTCCGGCAAATAGTCCGAGCTATCGCGTATTGTCACCAGCTGCATGTGGTGCACCGCGACTTGAAGCCTGAAAACGTggtttttttcaagaaattggGTGCGGTCAAGCTCACGGATTTCGGATTTAGTAACAAGTTCTGTCCAGGGCAAAAACTGGAGACTTCCTGCGGCAGTCTTGCATATTCAGCACCAGAGATTTTATTGGGAGATTCCTATGATGCCCCTGCTGTGG ATGTTTGGTCGTTGGGAGTTATTCTCTATATGTTGGTGTGCGGGCAAGCGCCTTTTCAAGAGGCGAATGATTCTGAGACTTTAACTATGATTATGGATTGCAAGTACAACGTGCCCCCGCACGTCTCCGCGGAGTGTCGAGA CCTTATTTCTCGAATGTTGGTTCGCAATCCAGAGAAACGCGCGACCTTGAAGGAAATCTCCAGCCATCTCTGGCTGGCCTCCTGCTTCGTTGAGGACAACAGTGCCTCAGACACCCTAGCATTGCCGCTCATATCTCGTGAGCATCTCTCCGAAGACGACCATAACTTTATAGTGCAGAAAATCGTGAACGGCAACATCGCCACCAAAGAGGAGGTCCAGGAGTGTCTGGACAAGAACGAATATAACCACATTACGGCCACTTATTATCTGCTGGCAGAGCGTAAGCTGAGAGCGAAAAGGATGGATGTGGCCAGCAAAAACAAGAGGCCGGAGAATTTGGGGGTTTCGAAGAATATGGGCCCTCCCAAGAGAGAAAATGGCACCGGGGCTGCTAATTCCGGGTTGCTGAATGTGCCCAGGACTCCTGGAGATTTACCTCAG AGATCGCGCAAATGCAGCATAGTCCAAGAGGACGAGGAAGAAGAAGACATATCCTCCTGTTCGGGTCGGGAAGAATTGGGTCCCCCATTGAATCGACGGGGTTCTCGCTCAGAAGGGCGACTAAACCTCGCCCTGCAAGAGCGACTTGCTGAAACAGAGAGGCGTAAGCCTCCCTCAATAGTCCCTGTCAGCAAG CAGCCAATTGAGCAAAAATGGCAGCCGACCAAGAGTTCCAGCCTCTGCGAACGCAGTGAAGAAACAGACCTCATTCCCACAACAATAATCACGGATTCCTCCACGATCACCATACCGATAATCACCACTAGCGCTCCACTGGAATGCGCTGCCGCCCCTAAATACAAGACGATGCCCTCGCCCACCAGAGGTAGCACGG GTTCCGGGGCGTTGCAACTCAACGAAATTTTCGAGGAGGGTGCAGAGGCGGACTCCCAGAGAGCGCACTCAGGAGCGCGCTTTGTTAAGCGGATCCCATACGAACAGAGGCGTAGTAAGTTCCACAAGTCGAGGACCGCCTCTTGCAGTTCATCAGATGCTAGCGATGATGATAGCGAGAAGCGGAAGAAAAGGGCGCACAAGTTAAATCCCACGCCCACCAAACCGATACAAAATAGGCGCGACAGCTACGACGACAGTAGCGACTCGCAG GAACCCGGCACTGGGGCAGGCACAGGTGGCGCCAATCGCCAGACCCTAGATCCCGTTTCGAGCGATAAAAGCGGGGGTGGCACCACCGAAGGCGGACAGAATGGCAATGGTGGTGGCACCCAGAACGATGGTGGTCGCAAAAACACCGCCAACGGTCCGGTCACCATAGGAAGGCGGCATAAGGCCGGCAGACGAAGAAGCGGCGAAACGAGGCTGAGAGAGAGTCAGTCGTTAAATCGCATCACCGAGGTGCAAGAAGATAATACTCACGCCTTGGTCATTTCCACCACTGTGGTGGCGACCACGCCCAAGGTCAAGGGTATTGGCGCACGTATTTTACAAGGACTGTCCATGTCTGGCAAGAAACAGCCAGTTGAGCACGTGTCCAGGAAAGATACAGTCAAGAGTTGCGGCGAAAGCGGAGACGCTGCAAGCCATAAACTTGCTCAGGCTGATAAGAAGAAGCTGCGCCTCTTGGGCAAATATTTTCAG GTCCACAAGAAGCTATGCATTCCGCTACCAGTGTTGTTCAACAAAAACGCTCGGCTCTACAAAGCGCAGTCATGCGGCTCTCTGGTCCGCGATAAGGTCAATAACGGCAACGCCACCAAGACGGAGCCGACATTGCGTTGCAGACAACGTGCTGTCAGTGTCTTCCGCAACAGCATGGGTACGGAGGACTTTGACCGGAACCCTAAAGATGCACGACGCAAATCCGCCACTGTTGTTCAGCTAAACAACGTGTGCAACGAGCTAACCGGCATGTGCGCTATCCACCTGGAACAGACCTCCAAATGCagtttctgttaa
- the LOC136411808 gene encoding uncharacterized protein has protein sequence MSSCSLICDVCGKEIPSFPCGLRELQRHQKFAHQSWGPSKRPNIKCQEQGCPFWCYKLKAFRSHLDNDHSLKQEMEELWFRDSREFELWKSAEESQTSSKWVRTGGKTDKLVTIHYYCHRTGRVRFTSKRKRQNLNSCKLNNYCTSTISLTNTPQGIKVHYYPTHYGHDSQLNSTSLSIDVKDVIALELMKGKSVSEVFSALKGSNIVEVTRKHVHAIAVEYGIKDFGLKSELGQKRSTIKQNHIIAANACDMLVVKLENEWKVKSSQGVFTVKLVQDSCKCKVKCPRCLVCTHAYSCTCEHYLIGQNMCEHIHKVCLMLPQVETCPEEPMGNHVSREDVQNNAQSVLNLCQQAEDSSVDWESVNNLLKQAIDLITKPRVLNGDSDNTNIVANDNLLLIGPTATDDLTGEHGSTYSLLAMATTYTD, from the exons ATGAGCTCTTGCTCCCTTATTTGCGATGTCTGCGGCAAGGAAATCCCCTCGTTCCCCTGTGGGCTTAGAGAGTTGCAAAGACATCAAAAATTTGCTCATCAATCTTGGGGCCCTTCAAAGCGTCCTAATATAAAATGTCAAGAGCAAGGATGCCCCTTCTGGTGCTACAAGTTAAAGGCGTTTCGCAGCCATCTGGATAATGACCACAGTTTAAAACAAGAGATGGAGGAGCTGTGGTTCCGGGATTCAAGAG AATTTGAGCTGTGGAAGTCGGCAGAGGAATCCCAAACTTCAAGTAAATGGGTGCGAACGGGAGGCAAAACTGACAAACTAGTAACCATACATTATTACTGCCACCGGACTGGTAGGGTTCGCTTCACTTCCAAGAGGAAAAGGCAGAATTTAAACTCGTGTAAATTAAACAACTACTGTACCTCCACTATATCTTTAACCAACACTCCACAAGGCATTAAAGTGCATTATTACCCAACACATTATGGTCATGACTCTCAGTTAAACTCCACATCACTAAGCATCGATGTGAAGGATGTAATTGCATTAGAGTTAATGAAGGGCAAGTCAGTTTCTGAGGTGTTTAGTGCCCTTAAAGGGAGCAATATTGTCGAAGTCACTAGGAAGCATGTGCATGCAATTGCAGTGGAATATGGCATAAAAGATTTTGGTTTGAAAAGTGAATTAGGTCAGAAAAGGAGCACCATTAAGCAGAACCATATAATAGCAGCCAATGCTTGTGACATGCTTGTAGTTAAGTTGGAGAATGAATGGAAAGTTAAATCCTCACAGGGAGTTTTTACAGTAAAATTGGTTCAGGATAGTTGCAAGTGTAAAGTGAAATGTCCTCGTTGTTTAGTATGTACGCACGCATATTCATGCACTTGTGAGCATTATTTAATTGGTCAAAACATGTGTGAACATATCCATAAAGTGTGCTTAATGCTGCCACAAGTTGAAACTTGTCCTGAGGAACCTATGGGAAATCATGTTAGTCGAGAGGACGTGCAAAATAATGCCCAAAGTGTTCTCAATTTGTGCCAGCAGGCAGAAGATAGTTCTGTGGACTGGGAATCTGTGAACAACCTCTTGAAGCAGGCAATTGATTTGATCACAAAACCACGGGTTTTAAACGGAGATAGCGACAATACTAATATTGTAGCGAAcgataatttattgttaattggGCCTACGGCTACTGATGATTTGACTGGAGAGCATGGGAGCACCTATTCATTATTGGCCATGGCAACTACTTATACTGATTAA